The window GCACTTGCAACAAGAACCGCAGCCAAACCAGCCATTTTGAAAATGTTCTGAATCATGAGAGACACCTTAGCGATGCAGTAGACAAAATCGTCGGGCTGACTCTATTTGTGATCGGCGCTGCTGATAATGACACTGTGGCGCATTACAGTTGATCCGCAATGTAATCAATGTAATGGCGCAATCCCCGCTCCACATCATCACGCCTACCAGCGGTGTTCCGCTCGCCCTATCAATGCCGTCGATGTTCACAATCACTTCAATGAAGTTCTCTTAAAAAATCCGCGGCGTAACATCAGCTCCATACCAACCAACAACACCCCGGAGCACACGATCATGAAACGCCAAACCATCCTCAGCATCGCTTTCTCGATCTTCGCAGTTAACGCTTTCGCCGCAACTTCTGCTCAACCTGTCGTCGCTGAAGGCGGCGCGGATCGACTGATTGAAAGCCGTGTGGCTGAAGGTGGTTCGGATCGTCTGATCCAGAATCGTGTGGCTGAAGGCGGTTCTGATCGCCTGATCGAAAACCGCGTCGCTGCCGATGGTTCGGATCGTTTGAAAGGTAACGAAGTCGCTGCCGATGGCTCCGACCGTCTGCAAGGCAACTCCGTCGCCGCCGATGGCTCGGATCGTCTGCAAGGCAACACCGTCGCCTGAACACATCGCGACAACGCAATACCCACAAAAAACCCGGCCTGATCAGCCGGGTTTTTTGTGGGTGTAACAAATGTGCTTTTGGCTCCAGGCTACTGGTTAGTACACCACGTACATCCCCAGTCCCAAAACCACCACGACAGCATGCGGAAGGCACACATGTGGCCACCTCGCAAACTCGAAATACCTACCCGCCACCTCGGCATGAAACGTCTCGAACCACCGCGCCGATATCTGGAATGCAGGAATTGGCGGCGGGCTTTCAGCTGAAAAATACGCTTCAATGTCCCGTATGCGTCCATGGTAAGCATATTGAAAACCCTTCCAGGAGGTCTCCAATGCCCAGAAAAGAGTCGCGGTCAGCGCAGCGATCAGGAAGAGGCTTGGTGACGCGCTTGTGAAGCCGGCAACGATTTGAGCAAGGCTGAACGTCACACTCCAGCCTTTGATCAGCAGCGTTCTGCTGTCAAAATCTTCAACCACTTTCTGAAGGTGCAGGTACTCGGTTTCGAGCTGTTTTCTTAAGAGGTCAACGTCCATTGTTTTACCTTCAATTCGGTAAGTTCAGCTTCGTTCACGGTGAGGATAGTACAGCGCTGTAATTCATCACGTTTCACTACGCTCTCCCCGTTAGCGGTCAGTGCAGGTCATTCTGACTCTTCGAATGTCGTACCGTTATTGGGCTAACAGAATGGAGTCTGAAATGGTAAATCGCACAGGCAAACGGGTCGTTGTCATCGGCGCTGGCATCGTGGGCGCCTCCTTGGCATATCACTTGGCTGGCAAAGGTGCGAATGTCACCTTGGTCGAGGCTGAAGATATCGCGTCCGGGGTGACGGGAACCTCATTCGCATGGATCAATGCTTCACACAGCGAACCTGACCCCATTGCGCAATTGCGCGGTGCAGCCATTCAGGAATACCACCGACTCGAAACCGAACTGCCCGACTTGGCGATACGCTGGACAGGTTCTCTGTCCTACAGCGCAAACCTGGATGAAGGGCCCCCGGATATCCAATCATCGGCCAACCTGATATCCCGCTCGCGGATTCTGGGTCTTGAGCCGAACCTCAAGAATCCCCCTCGGCATGCCGTGTATGTCGCCGAAGAAGGCGCCCTCGATGCAGTGCAGGCAACACACGTTTTGATCGCGGGTGCTGAAGCGCATGGTGCGAAGGTTCTGACGCACACTCAGGTGGTGGGTTTTACAACCCGTGATGCAGAGGTGACGGGAGTCGAAACGGTAACCGGCATCATCGAGGCCGATATTGTCGTACTGGCCGCAGGGACCGGCATCACACAGCTGACCCAGACGCTGAAAATCCTTCTTCCCATCGAGGCCTCCCCAGCGATTTTCATCCGCTACAAGACACAACCCAATCTCGTGAACACCATCATTTCCAGC of the Pseudomonas sp. MAG733B genome contains:
- a CDS encoding FAD-binding oxidoreductase, which encodes MVNRTGKRVVVIGAGIVGASLAYHLAGKGANVTLVEAEDIASGVTGTSFAWINASHSEPDPIAQLRGAAIQEYHRLETELPDLAIRWTGSLSYSANLDEGPPDIQSSANLISRSRILGLEPNLKNPPRHAVYVAEEGALDAVQATHVLIAGAEAHGAKVLTHTQVVGFTTRDAEVTGVETVTGIIEADIVVLAAGTGITQLTQTLKILLPIEASPAIFIRYKTQPNLVNTIISSPEMEVRQGSEGTLLAAEDYLGDACENQPMAIALRTARAIQNELHGVVSIEPEVACVGLRPIPGDGIPIVGYLPDIGGAYVCTMHPGVALAAVVGRLASEEIIDNTLSPALAPCHPKRFFRT